In Zingiber officinale cultivar Zhangliang chromosome 3B, Zo_v1.1, whole genome shotgun sequence, a single window of DNA contains:
- the LOC122056744 gene encoding uncharacterized protein LOC122056744, whose protein sequence is MPNDECGKVKRSEHEDCPEPCLNWVTNHSEKDASASQNGVTQKRGGVGAALEGRHMGGAVHLPTVSMVISLPVDDGPDPNTSISKLDALDEYERINEVATATATATATATSNKVSLPRSESFKDQCRICQQQQTEELLIDLGCGCRGELAKVHRTCIEIWFHTKGSNKCEICQQVASNVPFPESHPSTNYQVWRVNSVQGRAQPENGRVCLNPLWVAFALLIGGLFLDVLVSVSLGISSLPVNVITGVLIVLGLAAALRLSMECCKELGVTRDHVHTDITSSNPLYHPGV, encoded by the exons ATGCCGAATGATGAATGCGGTAAAGTGAAGCGAAGTGAGCACGAGGATTGTCCTGAACCTTGTTTGAATTGGGTCACTAATCACAGTGAGAAGGATGCTTCTGCATCTCAAAATGGAGTGACGCAAAAGAGAGGCGGGGTAGGTGCTGCTTTAGAAGGGAGACACATGGGTGGGGCTGTGCATCTTCCAACAGTTAGTATGGTCATCTCCCTCCCAGTGGATGATGGTCCAGACCCTAATACGAGCATCTCAAAGCTTGATGCCTTGGATGAGTACGAGAGAATCAATGAGGTGGCTACGGCTACTGCTACTGCTACTGCTACTGCTACATCCAACAAGGTTTCTTTGCCAAGGTCTGAAAGCTTCAAAGACCAGTGCAG AATCTGTCAGCAGCAGCAAACAGAAGAACTGCTGATTGATCTTGGATGTGGATGCAGAGGTGAACTGGCAAAAGTGCATCGCACTTGCATAGAAATTTGGTTCCATACTAAAGGGTCCAACAAATGCGAGATATGCCA GCAGGTGGCTTCAAATGTACCATTTCCTGAGTCCCATCCAAGT ACAAATTACCAGGTTTGGAGAGTCAATTCAGTTCAAGGTAGAGCACAACCAGAGAATGGAAGG GTATGTTTGAATCCACTTTGGGTTGCATTTGCCcttctaattggaggattattTTTGGATGTGCTAGTATCTGTTTCTCTTGGTATTTCTTCGCTACCTGTGAATGTCATAACGG GTGTTCTTATTGTTCTTGGCCTGGCTGCTGCTTTGCGGCTGTCAATGGAATGCTGTAAAGAATTGGGCGTGACGAGAGACCATGTTCATACCGATATCACTTCTTCGAACCCTCTCTATCATCCAGGAGTCTAA